The following proteins are encoded in a genomic region of Comamonas resistens:
- a CDS encoding DNA topoisomerase III, translating to MRLFLCEKPSQGKDIGRILGATQRGEGCLSGSGVTVTWCIGHLVEAAAPEVYDAALKRWSLEQLPIIPQQWRVEVKPKTATQFKVVKALLSKTTHLVIATDADREGELIAREIIELCGYRGPIERLWLSALNDASIRTALGKMRPSSDTLPMYYSALARSRADWLVGMNLSRLFTVLGRQAGYDGVLSVGRVQTPTLKLVVDRDREIAAFKSAPFWVIDVSLSAGGQAFSAQWVPPDGCTDDTGRCVQQQIAQQAAQHIRAAGAAQVVSVETERVREGPPLLFDLGTLQEVCSKQLGLDVQETLEIAQALYETHKATTYPRSDSGYLPESMFAEVPTVLDSLLKTDSTLRPIMEQLDRSQRSRAWNDGKVTAHHGIIPTLEPANLSAMSEKELAVYRLIRAHYLAQFLPHHEFDRTVAELSCGQQKLAATGKQVVVKGWRLVLAEPEREGGEDEDGEVTARSQVLPALREGLACQVAQAEIKALKTLPPKPYTQGELVKSMKGVARFVTDPRLKQKLKDTTGIGTEATRANIITGLLTRGYLVKKGRSIRASEAAFTLIDAVPTAIADPGTTAVWEQALDMIEAGQLTLDVFIGKQASWISQLIAQYGSTSLSIKVPHGPPCPQCGAPTRQRTGKTGPFWSCSRYPDCKGTLPVESDASKPGASRTPRRNITSRKGA from the coding sequence ATGCGGCTGTTCTTGTGCGAGAAGCCCTCCCAGGGCAAGGATATCGGCCGGATTCTCGGCGCGACGCAGCGCGGTGAAGGCTGTCTCAGCGGCTCCGGCGTCACCGTCACCTGGTGCATCGGTCATCTTGTAGAAGCGGCAGCACCCGAGGTCTATGACGCAGCCCTCAAGCGCTGGTCGCTGGAACAGTTGCCGATCATTCCCCAGCAATGGCGGGTCGAGGTCAAACCGAAGACCGCCACGCAATTCAAGGTCGTCAAGGCTCTTCTGTCGAAAACGACCCATCTCGTCATCGCCACCGATGCCGACCGCGAAGGCGAGTTGATCGCCCGCGAGATCATCGAACTCTGCGGTTACCGAGGTCCCATCGAGCGGCTGTGGCTGTCGGCGCTCAACGATGCGTCGATCCGCACCGCGCTCGGCAAGATGCGGCCCTCGTCCGACACGCTGCCGATGTACTACTCGGCGCTGGCACGTTCACGGGCCGACTGGCTCGTGGGCATGAACCTCAGCCGGTTGTTCACGGTGCTTGGCCGACAGGCGGGCTATGACGGTGTGCTTTCGGTTGGCCGCGTCCAGACGCCAACGCTCAAATTGGTCGTGGACCGCGACCGCGAGATTGCAGCGTTCAAATCGGCACCGTTCTGGGTCATCGACGTGTCCCTGTCCGCTGGCGGCCAGGCTTTCAGCGCGCAGTGGGTGCCACCCGATGGCTGCACCGACGACACGGGGCGATGCGTGCAACAGCAAATCGCCCAGCAAGCCGCGCAGCACATCCGCGCAGCGGGTGCTGCCCAGGTGGTATCGGTCGAGACTGAGCGCGTGCGCGAAGGTCCGCCGCTGCTGTTCGATTTGGGCACCTTGCAAGAAGTCTGTTCCAAGCAGCTTGGGCTCGACGTTCAGGAGACCCTGGAGATCGCCCAAGCCTTGTACGAAACGCACAAAGCCACCACGTACCCGCGTTCGGATTCCGGCTATCTGCCCGAAAGCATGTTCGCCGAAGTGCCCACGGTCCTGGACAGCCTGCTCAAGACTGATTCCACGCTGCGACCGATCATGGAACAGCTTGATCGCTCCCAGCGCTCGCGCGCCTGGAACGATGGCAAGGTCACGGCCCACCACGGCATCATCCCCACCCTGGAGCCTGCCAACCTCTCAGCCATGAGCGAGAAGGAACTGGCGGTGTACCGGCTGATCCGGGCGCATTACCTTGCGCAGTTTCTGCCTCATCACGAGTTCGACCGCACCGTCGCCGAGCTTTCCTGCGGCCAGCAGAAGCTGGCGGCCACCGGAAAGCAGGTGGTCGTCAAGGGCTGGCGCCTGGTGCTGGCCGAGCCTGAACGTGAAGGTGGTGAGGACGAGGATGGTGAAGTCACAGCGCGCAGCCAGGTACTCCCCGCGCTGCGTGAAGGCCTGGCGTGCCAGGTGGCTCAGGCTGAGATCAAGGCGCTCAAGACGCTGCCGCCCAAGCCCTATACCCAGGGCGAACTGGTCAAGTCGATGAAAGGCGTTGCGCGCTTCGTCACCGACCCGCGCTTGAAACAGAAGCTCAAGGACACGACGGGCATCGGCACCGAAGCTACGCGCGCCAACATCATCACCGGCCTGCTGACTCGGGGCTATCTTGTGAAGAAAGGTCGTTCCATCCGCGCATCGGAGGCCGCTTTCACGCTGATCGACGCCGTGCCCACCGCGATTGCCGACCCCGGTACGACGGCGGTGTGGGAGCAGGCGCTCGACATGATCGAGGCCGGCCAGCTCACACTGGACGTGTTCATCGGCAAGCAGGCCTCGTGGATTTCGCAACTGATCGCGCAGTACGGCAGCACTTCGCTGTCCATCAAGGTTCCCCACGGACCGCCTTGCCCGCAGTGCGGCGCTCCCACGCGCCAGCGCACCGGTAAGACAGGCCCCTTTTGGTCATGCAGTCGCTACCCCGACTGCAAAGGCACGCTGCCGGTCGAATCCGACGCGTCCAAGCCTGGCGCCTCGCGCACCCCACGCCGTAACATTACGAGCCGCAAAGGTGCCTGA
- a CDS encoding DNA cytosine methyltransferase: MNPQPRTPRGAPQAAPLLYGSVCSGIEAVSLAWQPLGLKAAWFAEIEPFPSAVLAHRYPHVPNLGDMTAIARLVRAGTVPAPDILVGGTPCQSFSVAGSRRGLDDPRGALSLAYVELANAIDQTRHQDRRPPATIVWENVPGVLNDRSNAFGHFLGALAGESRALEPPGDKWAYAGCVSGPRRRIAWRVLDAQHFGVAQRRKRVFLVASGGDDLDPAEVLFERAGVLGDSSSGSAPWQEAARAAGSGAQAAGSGYAGLTQPYGKVTTTFGFSGGTGPANVAACLMAAGPKHDICTETFMVQTIAGNITHTLNTANNGKGSSEDGTGKGVPIIAFTAEDCGADATVDRTPTVRASVHAAIAFAQNSRGELRLESGHGQVAGTLSTGGGKPGQGRPMVVSVALRGRPQGLAAELGGSVAAALRTSSGGADKPHVLAPDFEAHFHYDWNDPGPGDWSHWRVRRLMPVECERLQGMPDDYTLIPYRGKPATDAPRYKAIGNSMAVPCVAWLGQRLVQHLHKTGETDSD; this comes from the coding sequence ATGAACCCGCAACCTCGCACCCCACGCGGCGCGCCCCAGGCCGCGCCACTGCTGTACGGCAGCGTGTGCAGCGGCATCGAGGCCGTGAGCCTCGCCTGGCAACCCCTCGGCCTCAAAGCCGCGTGGTTCGCCGAAATCGAGCCGTTCCCGAGCGCCGTGCTCGCCCACCGTTACCCCCACGTGCCGAACCTCGGCGACATGACCGCGATCGCCCGCCTGGTGCGCGCCGGCACCGTGCCGGCACCCGACATCCTGGTCGGCGGCACGCCGTGCCAGTCGTTCAGCGTGGCCGGTAGCCGTCGCGGGCTGGATGACCCGCGCGGAGCCCTTTCCCTTGCCTATGTGGAGCTTGCAAATGCCATTGACCAAACCCGCCACCAAGACCGCCGCCCGCCGGCAACCATCGTCTGGGAAAACGTCCCGGGCGTCCTCAACGACCGCAGCAATGCTTTCGGCCACTTTCTGGGAGCACTTGCCGGCGAAAGCCGTGCGCTCGAACCGCCAGGGGACAAGTGGGCGTACGCAGGTTGTGTGTCTGGACCCCGGCGCCGCATCGCGTGGAGGGTGCTCGACGCTCAACATTTCGGTGTCGCCCAACGCCGCAAGCGCGTGTTTCTTGTTGCAAGTGGTGGAGATGACCTCGATCCCGCCGAAGTACTTTTTGAGCGCGCTGGCGTGCTCGGGGATTCTTCTTCGGGCAGCGCGCCGTGGCAAGAAGCTGCCCGCGCTGCTGGATCTGGCGCTCAAGCAGCAGGCAGCGGGTACGCAGGACTAACGCAACCCTACGGCAAGGTCACGACGACGTTCGGGTTCAGTGGCGGCACCGGACCCGCCAATGTCGCGGCATGCCTGATGGCTGCTGGCCCCAAGCATGACATTTGCACCGAGACGTTCATGGTGCAGACGATCGCAGGCAACATCACTCACACCCTGAACACCGCCAACAACGGCAAGGGCAGCAGCGAGGACGGCACGGGTAAAGGTGTGCCAATCATTGCCTTCACTGCTGAGGATTGCGGTGCTGATGCCACGGTTGATCGGACGCCGACGGTGCGCGCGAGCGTACATGCTGCAATTGCTTTCGCGCAGAACTCGCGGGGTGAGCTACGGCTGGAGTCTGGGCATGGTCAGGTAGCCGGAACGCTTTCCACGGGGGGCGGCAAACCAGGTCAAGGCCGTCCCATGGTGGTTAGCGTGGCGCTGCGCGGCCGTCCCCAAGGCCTCGCGGCTGAATTGGGCGGCAGCGTGGCGGCCGCATTGCGCACCAGCAGCGGCGGTGCCGACAAGCCCCATGTGCTGGCCCCCGACTTCGAGGCACATTTCCACTACGACTGGAACGACCCCGGCCCCGGCGACTGGTCGCACTGGCGGGTGCGGCGGCTGATGCCTGTGGAATGCGAGCGGCTGCAAGGCATGCCCGACGACTACACGCTGATCCCGTACCGTGGCAAGCCCGCCACCGACGCTCCGCGCTACAAAGCCATCGGCAACTCCATGGCCGTCCCGTGCGTTGCCTGGCTGGGCCAACGGCTGGTGCAGCACCTGCACAAGACGGGCGAAACCGATTCGGATTGA
- a CDS encoding ATP-binding protein produces MTTIRLQTNQNRLIETFRHAFTQASMLGELLQNARRAKARHIHITAEGDTLTVSDDGEGIANLQTLICIAESGWDEELKARENPFGIGVLSTLYFARSLRAHSLDMAFRATTAAIINGEDIDVIAAPARIGTEIRLCGVEPPYKGPTLTQWVAQQLVRLCEAFPVPVTFNGTEVERPLSRPGLAWRETDVGQILIDLEGAPSQYRCYLQGLPIGRWPSSQLHQIVMLRDDMIARPPDRQHLLHEEEDGKRIQAAVDQAFRKALIEAKEKLSGVDFVTLYASTCLSSSNADLLNSIPFVPRSWFRDWAHEPPGFRSHWGRYWDRPHAEGVVVQEELQEAGVWSIDAEDDEDVPTAEVYLAARQAFLLEEHRLSGDHWLMDLVRYADPDQVGIHHGEVLHVDDSLPFNGDIVGVTLVGTLSASLGEDTREYAVSAIRRHGRLYVTPHASGATLLLSDYIFDDRYDEGREDEDALTIATFIAVGCSVSPARAIEELLPRSWRYTPQSKLVGATVHLSFDADGKLASVQ; encoded by the coding sequence ATGACCACCATCCGTCTTCAGACGAACCAGAACCGCCTGATCGAAACTTTTCGCCATGCGTTCACCCAGGCCTCGATGCTGGGCGAGCTGCTACAGAATGCCCGGCGCGCGAAAGCCCGCCACATCCACATCACCGCCGAAGGCGACACGCTCACCGTCAGCGACGACGGCGAAGGCATCGCCAACCTTCAGACCCTCATCTGCATCGCCGAATCAGGCTGGGACGAGGAACTGAAAGCCCGCGAAAACCCCTTCGGCATCGGTGTCCTCTCCACGCTGTACTTCGCACGCAGTCTGCGCGCGCATTCACTTGATATGGCCTTTCGTGCCACCACCGCCGCGATCATCAACGGCGAGGACATCGACGTGATTGCCGCGCCAGCGCGCATCGGCACCGAGATCCGCTTGTGCGGTGTCGAGCCCCCGTACAAGGGCCCGACACTGACCCAGTGGGTCGCGCAGCAACTGGTGCGGCTGTGCGAAGCCTTCCCCGTCCCCGTGACATTCAACGGTACAGAGGTCGAGCGCCCGCTATCGCGCCCAGGCTTGGCCTGGCGGGAAACAGACGTCGGCCAAATTCTCATCGATCTGGAAGGAGCGCCGTCACAGTACCGCTGCTATCTCCAGGGACTTCCCATCGGAAGGTGGCCATCCTCGCAGTTGCACCAGATCGTGATGTTGCGCGACGACATGATCGCCCGCCCACCGGATCGCCAGCACCTGCTCCATGAAGAAGAGGATGGCAAGCGCATCCAGGCAGCGGTCGATCAGGCCTTCCGCAAGGCGTTGATCGAAGCAAAGGAGAAACTGTCCGGGGTCGATTTCGTGACGCTGTATGCATCCACGTGCCTGTCCTCATCGAACGCCGACCTGCTCAACAGCATTCCCTTTGTGCCACGCAGTTGGTTCCGTGACTGGGCCCATGAGCCGCCGGGCTTTCGCAGTCACTGGGGCAGGTACTGGGATAGGCCCCACGCTGAGGGTGTGGTCGTTCAGGAAGAGCTCCAAGAGGCCGGTGTCTGGTCTATCGACGCCGAAGACGATGAAGATGTACCAACCGCCGAGGTCTACCTGGCGGCCCGACAGGCTTTCCTGCTGGAGGAACATCGTCTCAGTGGTGATCATTGGCTGATGGATTTGGTTCGCTACGCAGACCCGGATCAGGTTGGCATCCACCATGGTGAAGTTCTCCACGTGGACGACAGCTTGCCATTCAACGGCGACATCGTTGGCGTCACCCTGGTCGGAACCTTGTCCGCCAGCCTTGGCGAGGACACCCGCGAATACGCGGTATCTGCCATCCGCAGGCACGGTCGACTCTACGTAACACCCCATGCGAGTGGCGCCACACTGCTGTTGTCCGACTACATCTTCGATGACCGCTACGACGAAGGTCGGGAAGATGAGGATGCACTGACCATCGCCACGTTCATCGCGGTCGGCTGCTCGGTTTCGCCTGCCCGTGCCATCGAGGAACTGCTGCCCAGGTCCTGGCGATACACCCCGCAGTCCAAGCTCGTCGGTGCCACCGTGCACCTGAGTTTCGATGCCGATGGCAAGCTCGCCAGCGTGCAGTGA
- a CDS encoding DUF5983 family protein: MSQKPNPFLRGYWNLKVVRTLCISYDDGSPHVWRNIHASQQHFSDEELVSSSCIVTSDFAVVSYGREPASSEVLAECHAGEGVCGEGMIDAVVYAIQGEDFDGRPLHVADCYSAEAAQEVVQRLSFETGYYSRCWEISSAHISHETGQYLANLADLATPEAFLFIAFRVPYSPAIGIKLISTPWTDENLEHAEGISAQQLRQEHRSKGMPDDLANILELAGQADVRILILDADAPVLLGLPLTEP; encoded by the coding sequence ATGTCCCAGAAACCCAATCCTTTCCTTCGCGGCTACTGGAATCTGAAAGTCGTCCGCACGCTGTGCATCAGCTACGACGATGGTAGTCCGCATGTCTGGCGAAACATCCATGCGAGCCAGCAGCATTTCTCCGACGAGGAACTGGTTTCATCCTCCTGCATCGTCACCAGCGATTTTGCGGTGGTCAGCTATGGTCGCGAGCCCGCGAGTTCCGAGGTGCTGGCCGAATGCCATGCCGGCGAAGGCGTCTGCGGTGAAGGCATGATCGACGCCGTGGTCTATGCCATCCAAGGCGAAGATTTCGACGGCCGCCCGCTCCACGTCGCCGACTGCTATTCGGCCGAGGCCGCGCAGGAAGTCGTGCAGCGCCTGAGTTTCGAGACCGGCTACTACAGCCGTTGCTGGGAAATCAGCAGTGCACACATCAGCCACGAAACCGGCCAGTACCTCGCCAACCTGGCAGACCTTGCTACGCCGGAGGCCTTCCTGTTCATCGCCTTCCGGGTTCCGTACAGCCCTGCAATCGGCATCAAGCTGATTTCTACGCCCTGGACGGATGAGAACCTGGAGCACGCTGAAGGCATCAGCGCGCAGCAGCTTCGGCAGGAGCACCGCAGCAAGGGTATGCCGGACGACCTGGCGAACATCCTTGAACTGGCTGGCCAGGCCGATGTGCGCATCCTCATCCTCGATGCCGATGCGCCCGTGTTGCTGGGTCTGCCGCTGACCGAGCCCTAG
- a CDS encoding uridylate kinase has product MFPDLISRAPDFEHQLGACVNAMSQDDAIGQILVFERTSGTLHMRHIASVDLLGTDIDDYEMVVFDGGNTSGDAWKHVFFPRQREHYFVYEA; this is encoded by the coding sequence ATGTTCCCCGACCTCATCTCTCGCGCACCCGACTTCGAGCACCAACTCGGAGCCTGCGTCAACGCCATGAGCCAGGACGACGCCATCGGCCAAATCCTGGTATTCGAGCGCACGAGCGGCACGCTGCACATGCGCCATATTGCCAGCGTCGACCTGCTGGGCACCGACATCGACGACTACGAGATGGTCGTCTTCGACGGTGGCAACACCAGCGGCGATGCGTGGAAGCACGTTTTCTTTCCACGTCAGCGTGAACACTACTTCGTGTACGAAGCCTGA
- a CDS encoding PaaI family thioesterase translates to MQAIQDHYPAEFSHCYGCGPANPHGFHLKSYIDGERTHARFTPASMYSGGYPGNVYGGMLASLLDCHGTASAAAFAYRAQSRVMGDGGPPIRFVTGSLKVDYRRPTPLGVELLIEGTLCSLEGRKAVIDLTLSAGGEVCVTGVMVAVQFVAKA, encoded by the coding sequence ATGCAAGCCATCCAGGATCATTACCCGGCCGAATTCTCGCACTGCTACGGCTGTGGGCCAGCCAACCCGCATGGGTTCCATCTCAAGAGCTATATCGACGGGGAACGGACCCATGCGCGTTTCACGCCGGCGTCGATGTACAGCGGTGGCTATCCGGGGAACGTCTACGGCGGCATGCTGGCCTCGTTGCTGGACTGCCACGGCACCGCCAGCGCGGCGGCCTTCGCATACCGGGCGCAAAGCCGTGTCATGGGTGACGGCGGCCCGCCGATCCGCTTTGTCACCGGCTCGCTGAAGGTGGACTACCGGCGGCCTACGCCCCTCGGTGTCGAACTGCTGATCGAAGGCACGCTGTGTTCCCTAGAGGGACGCAAGGCCGTCATCGACCTGACACTGAGCGCGGGCGGTGAGGTGTGCGTCACCGGCGTGATGGTGGCCGTGCAGTTCGTGGCGAAGGCCTGA
- a CDS encoding ArsR/SmtB family transcription factor — translation MSTSSESPKHVVFENLATVAQALGHAHRLELLEGMAQGPRSVEDLAGLVGLSMANASRHLQLLRRARLVEAERQGKRVFYRLAGDVEVVALLKALGRVGERNIAEVRGVMRDFFHDRDALEAVTREELAQRLNADQVTVLDVRPEAEYALGHVAGAINIPADELERRLADLPKGHELIAYCRGPYCVMSFEAVAALRAKGFKVRRLEDGFPEWKAAGLAVEA, via the coding sequence TTGTCAACCTCATCCGAAAGTCCCAAGCACGTGGTGTTTGAGAACCTGGCCACCGTGGCCCAGGCGCTGGGCCACGCGCACCGGCTGGAACTGCTGGAAGGCATGGCGCAGGGGCCGCGCAGCGTCGAAGACCTGGCTGGACTGGTCGGCCTGTCGATGGCCAACGCCTCGCGCCACCTACAACTGCTGCGGCGCGCGCGGCTGGTGGAGGCCGAACGCCAGGGCAAGCGGGTCTTCTACCGGCTGGCGGGCGACGTCGAGGTGGTGGCGCTGCTGAAGGCGCTTGGCCGCGTGGGCGAACGCAACATCGCGGAGGTGCGCGGCGTGATGCGCGACTTCTTCCACGACCGCGATGCGCTGGAAGCCGTCACGCGCGAGGAGCTGGCACAGCGCCTGAATGCCGACCAGGTGACGGTGCTGGACGTGCGCCCGGAAGCGGAATACGCGCTGGGCCACGTGGCCGGCGCCATCAACATCCCGGCCGACGAGTTGGAGCGGCGCCTGGCCGACTTGCCCAAGGGCCACGAACTCATTGCCTACTGCCGGGGGCCGTACTGCGTCATGTCCTTCGAGGCCGTGGCGGCGCTGCGCGCCAAGGGCTTCAAGGTGCGCCGGCTCGAAGACGGCTTCCCGGAGTGGAAGGCAGCCGGGCTGGCCGTGGAGGCTTGA